The genomic window GATTATATAGGTACAATCCAAATCGTGAAGATGCCCAAATTTTTCCTTTTTTATCTACAATGATATCGCTAATATCCTCAACATCATCCTCTTGATTGATTCCTTTTTCCTTAATATAAAGCGATTTATAGCGATGGCTTATCCCTGATTTTATATTGTATTTAACCACTCCAGCTTCTGTGGCAAACCAAAAGTTATTGTGATTGTCTTTTTCTACAGCATTAATTCTTAACTCTGGTAATAATCTAGGCGTTCCTGTCTTTTGTTTCAATGTTTTGGTATCCAAAATGATAGCTCCATCGCCAAAAGAACCCACCATAATAAATTGATCTGAAATTTTGGCAAAGGCAAATATTGGCGAAGCTTTGAAACCCAAATTAATTTCTTTGTAGCTATTATTCAGATAATTGTAAACCAAAACATTGCCGTTCCACAAGCCACAATAAAAAGTTTTCCCATCATCGGTATAGATACTTGCCATATCTTTTTTGGGATTATTCAACGGAACAAAACCAGCCGAATTGGAAATAAAAAGTCCGTCATGACGAGTTTGGACAATAATTTTGGAGTCGTAGGTTTTTAAAATTCCTCGAATTCTAGGAGCTTGGTTGCCTATGTATTTGGATATGTCTTTGTTCAGTACGAACTGATTTTCATAAGGATCGTATTTGTCTAATCCGTCTTCGGTTCCAATCCAAAGCACTCCTGATTTATCAAAATACAATGCCGCTACCAAGTTATCTACAATCGATTTATCATCCGACAAAACCGAATAATACCATTTGTAATTTCCCGCTGGAATATCTTCTAATTGATTGCAAACCAACAATCCGCCCAGCGTTCCTACCCAATATTTTCCATCGGGCGCTTGTGCAACGGATAAAAAATAAGGGCCTAAATTGCTTCTAACCTCATCATTGCTGATGTAGAGGTTAATGAATGTATTGTTAGCTTTATTTAGTTTATACAATCCTTGACGCGTTCCAACAAATAGGTCGGATTTTGCATCTTGATAGATAAAATTAACATAAGGATTTTTCTCCTCACTATTGGGAATCGTGAGTGTATAAGTATTGATTTTCAGAATTGCACCGTTAGTTCCTAAAGTGATTTTTGCCACAGAACCTGTTTCATAACTGCCAATCCAAATGTTGCCGTTTTTGTCTTCAAAAATTTCTTTTATGTAATCAAATCCTTGAATTGGAATTTTTTCGAATCGGTTTTCTTTCCCAGAAAACAAATACAACCCTTTGGCTTTTGTTCCTACCCAAACTCTTTTGAATTTATCCACATGAACCGACCGAACTTCTTGGTCGGGCAAACTTTTGGGATTGTTTTTTTGGGTGGTGAAAGTGGTAAAAGTATGATCATCAATTTTATAAAGTGCCAAACCTTTTCGGGTTCCTATCCATAAATTATTGGATGATTCATCGAGTTCTAATGCTGTAATATCGTCATTACGCAGCTTGTTGCTCCCAACAGAAGCACTCATAAAGTTCTTGAATTGGTATCCATCAAAACGGTTGAGTCCTGAATAAGTACCAAACCACAAAAAGCCTTTTTTGTCCTGAACAATATGCCTAATAGAGTTGTGAGACAACCCATCATTATCGTTATAATGCTCAAACTTTATATTCTGGGAATGTGAACATAAAAATGACATTAAACATAAAAATGATATGATAGAATTCAGTTTCATAAATAAATTTTAAAGGCAATTTGAATAGTGGTTTTCAAAAAAAATGGTAACTAAAATTTTGAAAAAACATTGATTTTTCAAACCATTAAAGGTATTTAAAAGAATTAAGATTTGTAGTGTTCTTAATTCTTTTAAATACCTTACTATTAAAATTGTATTCTATTTGCGATAAATTGTTACTGTTTTTTATCTCATATTCTTATAAAATCAATGTCCGCCGCTTACTTTTTTATCAAAATTTATTCCTTGGGCTTTTAAAATTCCGCTGACTTTCCAGGCATAAAAAGCTAAATAAGCAAAACACAAAACACCAACAATATAGCTATTCTGAATGCCAATACTATCCGAAACAAAACCTTGAATCCAACTGATAATTCCACCACCACAAATCATCATAATCAAAAAACTACTGCCTTGACTGGTGTGTTTTCCTAATCCACTTACTGCCAAAGTAAAGATGCAAGGCCAAAGCGTACTACAAAACAATCCAACACTGGTAAAGGCATACACACTTATCATTCCTGTAGTAGCCATTCCTGTACCCAGACTGACAATACCCAAAAAGGAGAAAATCAGCAACATTCTAGCTGGATTTCCTTTACTGGCCATATCAGCAAATATTAAAACCAAAATGATGAATCCATACACATAAAAAGGTGTCAAATCGTGTTTGGCAATCGCATTAACCAACAAGAAAATACCAAATGCCAAGTAAGGAGCCAAGAATCGCAATATCTTTTGCGTGTTCATATCATCTGTAAAAGCTTCTACAGCTCCTGTCCAGCGACCAATCATTAAACTCGCCCAATACAAGGAAATGTAGGGTGCAATATCGCCAATAGAAAATCCTAAATCGTTTTCCATATAAGCGGGCAAGTTACTGGCTGTAGAAACCTCAACTCCTACATAAAGAAAAATGGCAATCATTCCCATAACCAATTGAGAATACTGCAAAGCTGATTTTTTGGCTATAACCGTTTCTTCTTCCGATTCTATGATTGCTTCGGGTTGTTCGGGTAAGGATGAAAATTTTAGTAAGATAGCCACCAACAGAAAAGCCAATCCTAGAATCAAAAAAGGCACTTTTACACTTTGGATATCCATTGTAATATCGCCCGTTGTAGTAGATCCAAAAATAGCAAAACTAACAATCAATGGCCCAATAGTAGCACCAAAATTATTGATTCCTCCTGCCAGAGTCAATCGTTGTGAACCCGTTTTTATAGGCCCCAACGCAATGGCCAATGGATTAGCAACCGTTTGTTGCAAAGAAAATCCTAATCCAACTATAAACAAACCCGCTAGCATTAAGGTGTAAGAACCTAAATTTGCTGCTGGATAAAATAACAATGTGCCAAGCGCAGAAATGACTAAACCTAAAACCAATCCGTTTTTGTAACCAATTTTGTTGACTAAATCTTTTCCTAACAACAAGGAAACTCCCATGTATATTAGCGAACCCACCGTATAGGAAATATAAAAAGCAATGGAAACAAATTGGCTTTGCCCTTGAGTTAAATCGAATGCTTTTTTAAATACGGGAATTAAAATATCGTTACTGGCAGCAACAAATCCCCAAAAGAAGAAGACTGTTACGAGAGGAATAAGTTGTCCCCATTGGGTTTTTGAATTTTCTGAACTCATAGTTTTTGGTTTTTTAGTTAAAGCTTTGGTTTATTGGTCATTTCTAAAATTAATTCTCCTCCGTTTGTAATTTTATCGTGCGAAATATGAAAGTTTTCTATAACTGTATCATTTAATTTTACCTGATTGATATAAATGTTTTCCGCACTATTTTCACTGGCTTTAATAACAAATTCTTTCCCTGAATAATATTTTGGATTTAAGGCAATGGTAATTTTATTAAAGAGCGGACTTCCTAATTGGTACTCCGGATTTTGCTCGGTTCCACCATTCATTTGAAATAGACCTATTTTGAGCAATACATTCAAACTTCCCATTAATCCTTGATCTTCATCACCGTTGTAACCTGTGTTTGGAGCCAATCCGCTGAAGGTTTCTTTCAATACATTTCTGGTCCAATATTGTGTCAAATCAGGTCTTCCTAATAAATTGAAAATAAAGGAAGTTTGGATAGAAGGCTGATTCCCAAAATTGATAGGAATACGACTGTACTCGGGATGCAATTCAGCAGCATGAGAAGTTCCAGAAGTGAAACTCAACTTTTGAGCCACTTCGAATTGGGCATTTAATTTGGTTATGGCTTTTTGTTTTCCTCCCATTAGTTCTACTAAACCGTCAATATCATGTGGTACGAACCAGGTAGATTGCGCACTATTGGATTCTATAAATCCGTGTTCGTATTGATACGGATCAAAGTTTTGGAACCATTTTCCATCTGCATTTTTAGGGCGCATCCAGCCTTGTGATGGATCAAAAACATTTTGATAGTTTTTAGACCTTTTCATGAAATAGTTGTAATCGTCTTGATGATTTAATTTTTTGGCGAGTTGTGCCAAAGTCCAATCCTGATAGGCATATTCCATGGTTTGACTCGCACCATCTTGATGCAATCCGAAAGTAGTACCTTCGGGCAACGGATACGGCACATAGCCTTTGTCCATATAGTATTTCATTCCACCGCCAATATTAGTATCATGTTCGTAACCTGCTTTTCCCATGATTCCGTTGAGCATGTGGTTTTTTTTGAGTGCTACATAAATAGCTTCTAAATCATCTTTTATCAGTCCTTTTTGGATGGCACTCACCATAAACGGTGTGGTCGAAGCTCCCGTCATTACATACGTATAATTTCCACCCGCTGGACCACGAGGAATCATGCCGCCGTCTTTGTAATATTGCATTAAGGAATGTACAAAATCTTCCATTATTTCAGGATAAACCAATCCCCATAATGAATTTATAGTCCATTGAGCACCCCAAAAGGAGTCGGAATTGTATTGATTGTATTTTGGTTTTCCATCAGCTCCAAGCGGCAATTGTCCGATTCGGAATTTTTCGCCTGTATTGTCTGGATAAGCACCATTGACATCGCTAATCATTTTTCGACCTTGCAAAGCATGCCAAAGATCGGTGTAGAATCGTCTTTGGTCTTTTTCGGTTCCGCCTTCAATTTTAATTCTTCCCAACAAATTATTCCATTCGGTTCTTGATTCTGAAACGACTTGGTCAAAATCCCAATGGGGTAATTCTTGTTCGATATTATTGGTGGCATTTTCAACCGAAGTATAAGACAGACCGACTTTCATCAACACTTTTTGGCTTGATGGCTCTAAATTCACCAAATAATTGCCTGTTTTTTTGTCTAATTCTATTGCTGTTATAGGCTGATTTAATTTGATTTTAAAAAATACTTTTAACGGTTTTGGACGTCTGGTAGTAGGCGCCATTACGAAACTTCCTGTCAGTTCCTGATTGTTGTTTTTTTCTAATGTTCCTTCGATATTATCACAAGGTCCTAAAATGGTATTGAGATTAAACAGAATCGCTTTTTGTGCTTTTTCTGGGAAAGTGTATCTGTGAAATCCTACTCTTTTGGTACTCGTCAATTCAGTTGTGATTTGGTATCTTTCTAATACTAATGAATGATAACCTGGGGTAATTTTTTCTTTTTTGTGACTGAATTTAGAATAGAAATCGGTAAAAATACCTTTCTTATTCTCATTCGTTACCGAAACTGGCATCAGCGAAAGTCCCGCCATTTGCCATTCGTGAATGTGGCTAAATCCTTTTACGGTGTCTGTTTTGTATTTGTATCCCGTTCCCCAATCGCCTTTTATTTCGGTATCTGGACTCAAATTCATCATACCAAAAGGACGAGTAGCAGAAGAGAAGAAAAACCAACGAGAATTTTCGGTATCCAGCAAA from Flavobacterium eburneipallidum includes these protein-coding regions:
- a CDS encoding MFS transporter, whose translation is MSSENSKTQWGQLIPLVTVFFFWGFVAASNDILIPVFKKAFDLTQGQSQFVSIAFYISYTVGSLIYMGVSLLLGKDLVNKIGYKNGLVLGLVISALGTLLFYPAANLGSYTLMLAGLFIVGLGFSLQQTVANPLAIALGPIKTGSQRLTLAGGINNFGATIGPLIVSFAIFGSTTTGDITMDIQSVKVPFLILGLAFLLVAILLKFSSLPEQPEAIIESEEETVIAKKSALQYSQLVMGMIAIFLYVGVEVSTASNLPAYMENDLGFSIGDIAPYISLYWASLMIGRWTGAVEAFTDDMNTQKILRFLAPYLAFGIFLLVNAIAKHDLTPFYVYGFIILVLIFADMASKGNPARMLLIFSFLGIVSLGTGMATTGMISVYAFTSVGLFCSTLWPCIFTLAVSGLGKHTSQGSSFLIMMICGGGIISWIQGFVSDSIGIQNSYIVGVLCFAYLAFYAWKVSGILKAQGINFDKKVSGGH
- a CDS encoding GH92 family glycosyl hydrolase, which produces MRRNKIFYSSSIGISLLFVLLVSCKTQNTMAVPKEQLVDKVYPLLDTENSRWFFFSSATRPFGMMNLSPDTEIKGDWGTGYKYKTDTVKGFSHIHEWQMAGLSLMPVSVTNENKKGIFTDFYSKFSHKKEKITPGYHSLVLERYQITTELTSTKRVGFHRYTFPEKAQKAILFNLNTILGPCDNIEGTLEKNNNQELTGSFVMAPTTRRPKPLKVFFKIKLNQPITAIELDKKTGNYLVNLEPSSQKVLMKVGLSYTSVENATNNIEQELPHWDFDQVVSESRTEWNNLLGRIKIEGGTEKDQRRFYTDLWHALQGRKMISDVNGAYPDNTGEKFRIGQLPLGADGKPKYNQYNSDSFWGAQWTINSLWGLVYPEIMEDFVHSLMQYYKDGGMIPRGPAGGNYTYVMTGASTTPFMVSAIQKGLIKDDLEAIYVALKKNHMLNGIMGKAGYEHDTNIGGGMKYYMDKGYVPYPLPEGTTFGLHQDGASQTMEYAYQDWTLAQLAKKLNHQDDYNYFMKRSKNYQNVFDPSQGWMRPKNADGKWFQNFDPYQYEHGFIESNSAQSTWFVPHDIDGLVELMGGKQKAITKLNAQFEVAQKLSFTSGTSHAAELHPEYSRIPINFGNQPSIQTSFIFNLLGRPDLTQYWTRNVLKETFSGLAPNTGYNGDEDQGLMGSLNVLLKIGLFQMNGGTEQNPEYQLGSPLFNKITIALNPKYYSGKEFVIKASENSAENIYINQVKLNDTVIENFHISHDKITNGGELILEMTNKPKL